From Malaya genurostris strain Urasoe2022 chromosome 2, Malgen_1.1, whole genome shotgun sequence:
ggaacaataattgtatttttccgtaccggcggtagcttttgttcgtttggttcactcatttagagatcgttctattgttcactacacaatactgtacttggtttcttctgtaccgaacgtaagcggttttgttttatcgactgacttggatgagatgtgaaagcgaactgcccATATTGAGTTCATGCAGAACCATTTGGTGGAACATTAATTTAAATGTATTCATCATTTTAAGCGTATTTTTCTACGACGATAATACTTAGTTTTCTAACAATATTCTCACAAAACTGTAATAATTACAATACAGATATCAATTCCGAATACTGCAGAAAGTAGTTCAAAATACGTAGGTATTACACCTTAACGAAAATGTAGTGACGTAACAGtagatatttgaatttaatagtAATAAACAAAGTGAAATTGATTAACAGGCCAACGCAAGAatgtgttttaccttttttcatatAGATAAGCTAtgcatcactgtgaaaaccgactttttaaccgaagccCGGGAGGTcgaatgtcatgtaccattcgactcagctcgacgaactgagcaagtgtgtgtgtatgtatgcgctatagcctgctattgaatttggaTCCGATCACCGGAtttcggagttacatggtaatatgtgaaatttagagaaaaagtgtgcactcaattttctctgaaacggctcaaccgattttcacaaactaagattcaaatgaaagctcttgttGCGTCGCACTAGTTTTACTGGCGACACTGTTTACCAACACTGCCTTCTGCAGATAGTTGGTGCTACCGTTCatagaattatgtcagtttctcaggcccttctggcaactcagtttttcattttatcttctCGCTCTGTTCACAATCATCAGACCAGTCAGTCTCAAATAAACCTGCATTAGAATCGGACCGTTTTTGATCTATCATAAAGTCCGAAGTGTATCGAACAGCAGAAGTGAAATACACTAGCAATAGTCAGTGAATAAAGTGACTCAAACGTTAAAatagtgtagttttttttattggcaAGAGTCCGCCAAGGTTCATCCAGTTGTGAGTTTTATCAGTGCAGCTGTTTGTTTGTGGCTGTTCGTCTTCTGCTCCTTTGGCTGCTTTGGTGACCGCTGTGGCTGTTTGCAGAACCCGTTAGTTGCATTGCTGTTCGCTACCGGTGTACTGCAGTGCGAATGCAAGTAAGGTCGACCGACAAATAGCTGCCGTCGCTTCGCTGAAATATCCTGGTGAGGATTtaattaaacacaacgtagggtcccggctagcgccaacatattttggtgccgtgaccaggattgATTCGGACCGCGTCATTCTGCTGCAGCCATTTTGCAATTCGGAGCCAGGCGTTGGATGGAATTTCGGATCTTTGCTGCTTTATATGTACAAGGCCTAAATGATTGGGCATAAGGTAACGACCTGTCCAGTACATTTCGTGGGTATCGCAGGTgccttttagatattttttccttTGTTGCATGTACGTTACACGTTCCTGTAATTGTTCGTATGAACAATTGTTGCCATTATTCGCGGAGTTTGCATTGTGTTGGCCACCAAGCGCCATTATTCCTTTGTAATTAGGTTACAATCGCTCCATTGTTCACTGTGGCGTCCCTAGCCGTGGTGAATACCATTAGCCGCGCGCCATTTTGTACGCTACTGCTGCTGTGGTTCCGGCCGATTACTGGAAATCTGTTCTGCGGTTCATCGGTTCACTGCACATAACCGGATTTTGTTGctgaaatttttactggatttcgGAAGCCGTCCCGGGCTTTGAAATCTCAAGTTTGTACGGACTGTACTAATTCAAGTTCCTGTTGGCTGAAATATTATACAAGGCACATTTTGCCTTGAAAAAGGTGAGCCTCTTTCCAAGTTTTTACCACCCTCCTGTGGGTCTACTGTGGTCTTTTGTTCTGCAGGTAACTTTGTATAAATTGGACCACGTTTCGCGTTACCAGCATACAAAATGGCAGACGACCAACAAAGGAACCAGTTACTTTCGCGAAGAGATACGCTGCTCACTTCTCTGGGTCGGGCAGAGGTTTTTGCCGAAGAGTACGTTGCTGCGAGGGACGAATCGCAGGTACCTTTGAGGCTGGAGTACATCACCAGCGTTTGGAACAATTTGGAGTCAGTTCAAGCGCAACTGGAGGACAACGAAACAGATCAAGAGGGTAAGGCGGAGCATGCTGCTGTGCGCGCTAATTTTGAGCCACGGCTTTTTCAAATAAAGGCATCTTTACTTTCTATGCTGACTCCTCTTCCTAACGATCGTAGCCCTCAACCCCCGCGTGTTTCCTCCACTCTCTCCGGCATCAAACTGCCAACAATTTCGTTGCCTGAATTCGATGGCGACTACATGCAATGGCTTCCGTTTCACGATACCTTTTTGGCGTTGATTCATTCCAACTCTGATGTTCCGGATATTCAGAAGTTTCACTATTTAAAGGCAGCTGTCAAGGGGGAAGCTGCTCAGTTGATAGAATCGATTGGCATTAGCTCCGCAAATTATTTATTGGCTTGGCAAACGTTGGAAAGCAGGTATTCCAACGATTATTTACTGAAAAAGCGTCACCTACAGGCACTATTCGATGTTCCGAAGATGAAGAACGAGTCCGCTGCGGCACTTCACGGGTTGGTGGACGAATTTGAACGCCATACCAAAACTCTTCGACAACTGGGAGAACCAACCGAGCACTGGAGCACGATTTTGGAGCACCTTCTTTGTACCCGCTTGCACGACGATACAGTGAAGGCATGGGAGGATCATGCGTCGACCGTCAGCAATCCGGATTACAATTGTCTCATCGATTTTCTTCAGCGCAGAACACGAGTTTTGGAATCCATCTCAGTGAATCATCGAATACCCGATACGCAGTCTACTTCCGCTTTACCAGCTCAGCCGTCGAAGAGATCGTTTCATTCCCAGATCCGTCTTTCGTCTTGTGCCTCTACAGCTAATTCAGCAGTGACGGATTCTGTTGAGAAGTGCATCCTATGCAACCAGTATCATTTGTTGATGCGATGTCCGCGCTTCAACCGACTTTCATTGAGCGAACGCCAGCAGTTAGTTAATTCCAATCGTTTGTGCCGCAATTGTATGAAGGGTAATCATATTGTCCGTAACTGCCAGTCGAGCTTTAATTGTCGAAAGTGTAATCGTCGTCATCACACATTTCTGCACCCTGAGCATCCCAACGGATCAAGTCAAGGCAGTCATGAAAGTGAACCTACCGTTCCAGCTAGTccagttttcaatttttcgcAGTCTAATGGATCTTCTACAGCTGAATCATTTAAGCAATCCACTATTACCGCCACCGAGAGTCCCAGAGTTGAAGTCAGTAGTGCAGTTCATCAACCACGTGAAAGCGTTTTTCTTCTCACAGTGATCGTGAAGGTTATCGACGTCTTTGGTGTAGAGCATCTTGCACGGGCACTTCTTGATAGTGCATCTCAACCGAACCTTATAACCGATCGTATGGCACGAATTCTACGTCTTCAAAGGCAAAAGGTGAATGTAACTGTTCAGGGTGCCGGCAAACTTTCCAAGCCTGTGTGTGAATCCGTCTTCGCTCAAGTTCAGTCTAGAAAAGGAGATTTCTCATGCAATGTAAACTTTCTGGTAATGGATAAAGTTACGGCGAACCTTCCATCACAAAATATTTCGACTGCAGAGTGGTGTATTCCGAAGGATTTGTTTCTCGCAGATCCATCCTTCAATGAAAGTCAACCAATTGACATGGTTTTAGGTGCAAAGCATTTTTATTCGTTCTTCCCGAGTGCTGCTCGTCTGCAGCTAGACAAAAATCTCCCTCTGCTCATTGATAGCGTTTTCGGTTGGATAATAGTCGGATCAGCAAGCCAAATTTCTCCTACACAAACCCCCGTGTCAACAGCAAACGGCATGGTCATTTCGATGTTATCGTTAGAAGACAGTTTGGAGCGTTTCTGGAAAACTGAAGAGCTGACAACGAAAGACAACTACTCTAGCGAGGAAAGACACTGTGAATCCTATTACCATTCAACTGTTTCTCGAAATTCCGAAGGACGCTATATCGTTCGATATCCCAGAAAGCCAGACTTCAACGTGATGCTGGGTGAGTCGAAGAGCTCTGCGCTACGACGGTTCGAATTACTTGAAAGACGTTTGAAACGAAATTCATATCTCAAAGATGAATATTACCAGTTTATGCGAGAATATCTCTCCCTCGGCCATATGCGATTGGTTGAAGCGGACGACGAATACAATTCCCAAACTTACTACCTGCCGCACCACCCCGTTTTCAAGGAAGCAAGTACCACAACCAAAATTCAAGTCGTGTTTGACGGATCAGCGAAAACTTCTTCCGGCTTCTCTCTGAACGAAGCTCTCTGTGTCGGTCCCGTGGTGCAGGACAATCTATTGACCATCATTTTGCGCTTCCGAACCTATCCGATTGCGCTCGTCGGTGATATCGCTAAAATGTACCGGCAAATACTTATTCACCCAGACGATTCTGCTCTTCAACGTATCCTTTGGCGCTTTTCTGATCAAACACCAGTCCAGACATATGAACTACTCACTGTTACGTATGGTCTCGGTCCGTCTTCATACCTAGCAACTCGTACACTTCAGCAACTGACCGAAGACGAAGGGATTTCTCACGCGTTGGCAGGAGCTgctattaaaaaatgtttttacgtaGACGACTTCATAGGTGGAGCTCAAACCATCGAAGAAGCAATTCGTCTACGCACCGAACTGAGCGACTTGTTGCACAAAGGAGGATTTACACTACGAAAATGGACTTCTAATCAGCTCGAAGTTTTGCAAGGTCTTCCCAGTGATGAGATTGGTACTCAATCTGCTTTACATTTCAGCCCTAACGAGACAATTAAAGCCCTTGGTATTAGCTGGGAGCCTGAAGCCGATCACCTTCGTTTCGACTCTAAAATTCGATGTAGTAATGAACCGCCAACCAAGCGTACTATTCTTTCGGATATAGCAAAACTATTTGACCCTTTAGGACTAATTGCACCCGTTGTAGTTCGAGCAAAGATACTGATGCAAGAGTTGTGGCTGCTATCGTGCGGATGGGACGATCCTGTTCCAGAACCTATTAAAACAAAATGGGAGAAGTATTACCACGAATTGGCGAATATCTCCGAGCATCGAGTAGACAGATACGCGTTTCTACCTGACTCAGTTGTACAACTGCACACATTCGCAGATGCATCCATATCTGCATACGGTGCCTGCACATACGTCCGCTGTGAAAGCAAAGGGGAAGTAAAAATACGACTACTGGCTTCGAAGACACGCGTCGCTCCGCTGAAAAGAATAAGTATTCCTCGTTTGGAGTTGTGTGCGGCAGTACTAGCAGCCCATCTACATGCTCACATAAAGAAGGCTATCGATGTAAACGTTTCAGAATCATATTTTTGGTCTGACTCATCTGTCACTCTGCACTGGCTACGATCACCACCGAATGTTTGGCCTACCTATGTGGCTAACAGAGTATCTGAAATTCAGCAGTTTACACATGGTTGTCAATGGAAGCATGTTCCCGGATGTGAAAATCCTGCTGACCTGGCTTCACGTGGCATGTCGGTTGAcgagtttttgaaaaacgatattTGGATCAGCGGTCCCAGTTGGTTATCACGTCCACTCCAAGATTGGCCAGAATCAATCCCACCAAGTGTTTCACACGAGGAATTGGAAATCAAAACTACCGTCGCAGTTACTCAAATAACGCCAACAGTACATCCCTGGTTTCTCCGTTGGTCGTCATACGGCCGTCTTCTTCATGTCATTGGGTACTGCATGAGATTCGTTAACAATACCCGAGCTAAAATACGCACGCAGCCGCCCACCTCGCCCGAAGTTATTGTAGGCCGTACACTTACCGTAAATGAGCTTGCCAAGTCCAAAACGTTCCTCATTCGGTTGGCGCAGAATGATGAATTTGTCGCAGAAATCAACCAGTTGGATAAAAATAAATCGGTATCGAAATGTTCCCATATTCGCCAAATGACGCCGTTCTTAGATGCAGAGAGAGTGTTGAGAGTAGGAGGTCGTTTAAACTTCGCACAGCTACCCTATCAAGCAAAGCACCCGGCTTTGATTCCAACAAACCATCCGTTCACACGACTGATAGTTGAGGATTTCCATCGCAAATTACTACACGGCGGCGGACGTCTGCTATTAACAGCAATCCGAGAAGAATTCTGGCCACTCAACGGTCGAAGACTAGTCCGCAACGTAGTCAGAAATTGTTTCCGTTGTACTCGCCTCAATCCGGTACCTGCGCAGCAACAAATAGGCCAACTGCCTGTATCGAGAGTCATTCCCAGTCGTCCCTTCAGTGTTACAGGTGTTGATTATGCCGGTCCACTCTATCTTCGTCCTATTCACAAACGTGCCGCTCCCGCCAAGGCCTACCTGTGCGTATTCGTGTGTTTTTCGACCAAAGCAGTTCACTTAGAGCTAGTGAGCGATTTGTCTACTCAGGCCTTTTTATGTTCATTGCGAAGATTCATCGCGCGACGCGGTCGACCCGCACACATTCATTCCGATAATGGGAAAAATTTTGAAGGGGCTAAAAACGATCTTACCGAACTGTTTACGATGCTTAAAGACGGTTTTCAGCAGGACGAAATCGCAGCCTTTTGCACAGAAAAAGGCATAACCTGGCATTTAACACCGCCGAAAGCACCGCACTTTGGTGGCCTTTGGGAAGCAGCCGTTAAAGTTGCCAAAAAACATTTGTTCCGTCAACTAGGTTCGAGTCGTTTATCTTTTGAGGAAATGTGCACCATTCTTACTCAAATCGAAGCAATAATGAATTCTCGACCGTTGCTTCCAATGACAGAAGACCCCAATGACTTAGCTGCCCTAACTCCTGCGCACTTCCTGATTGGATCATCGATGTATGCCCTGCCCGACCCAGACCTTCAGAACGCACCTGTCAATAGACTCGACCACTACCAGAAACTGCAACTGCATGTGCAGAAATTTTGGACCCACTGGCGGAAGGAATATCTCCAAGAACTGCAGAAAGATACACGAGGATGGATACGAAACAACGAAATTGTTCCCGGTAAAATGGTCATCATCGTAGACGAACTACATCCACCAATCCGTTGGCCACTTGCTCGAATCGAAGCGGTATTACCTGGAAAGGATAAGCTAACACGAGTTGTTTCGCTTCGCACTGTACGAGGTATCATCAATCGGCCCATCAGTAAAATATGCTTGCTGCCCAGTGCATCGGTGGCTCCCGAAGTAGAATCTACTAGCAACAATCTCCAGCCAGTTCAAAGGATTTCGGATACCTCATTAGATTAAACTGAAATTTTTAATGTGTTAGCCTGTAAGAATTGAAAGTGTATTGTATCATATCTGTAAGTTCAATGTTTGTGAATTATGTGTATATTTAATGTTGAACATAGTCGTTCAAGGCGGCGAGTATGTTGCGTCGCACTAGTTTTACTGGCGACACTGTTTACCAACACTGCCTTCTGCAGATAGTTGGTGCTACCGTTCatagaattatgtcagtttctcaggcccttctggcaactcagtttttcattttatcttctCGCTCTGTTCACAATCATCAGACCAGTCAGTCTCAAATAAACCTGCATTAGAATCGGACCGTTTTTGATCTATCATAAAGTCCGAAGTGTATCGAACAGCAGAAGTGAAATACACTAGCAATAGTCAGTGAATAAAGTGACTCAAACGTTAAAatagtgtagttttttttattggcaAGAGTCCGCCAAGGTTCATCCAGTTGTGAGTTTTATCAGTGCAGCTGTTTGTTTGTGGCTGTTCGTCTTCTGCTCCTTTGGCTGCTTTGGTGACCGCTGTGGCTGTTTGCAGAACCCGTTAGTTGCATTGCTGTTCGCTACCGGTGTACTGCAGTGCGAATGCAAGTAAGGTCGACCGACAAATAGCTGCCGTCGCTTCGCTGAAATATCCTGGTGAGGATTtaattaaacacaacgtagggtcccggctagcgccaacagctcttatagttttctaaaaaaattagaacattttatccgcaTCCGACTTTCGGCTTCGGATCTAAATTGTGATAAGTTGTAGATTAACAATTTCATTAGAATTTTCTTATGactgatggtcaaaaacaggtacgaatcccataaaactgtctgataatttcttctaaagactgtcccagaaagtatggacgcaaccaaaaaccgcagccatttcgcaatggttcagaatatgtcctgttgtttacactcttctctaaacacttgtgcagttgtttttttcgttttcattagtttgtttcgaaatgcgtggactttcggcagaacaacgtcgaaaaattgtgtacaaatggtgtacagaacgcggagtgtcactgagaaagatagcaaaaaatggaaggagtaagtgaaaaagccgtgcgaaatgcaatcaagaagatcggtgaggataacacctttgagaataaaccaaaaacgagtcgaaaaaaaggtcctgctaaccctcagttggattaacgtatactgaaggcgttcgagcaaaagaaggaggtttcagttcgggatgtggccaaaaaagtgggcacttcgaagacaaatgttctttgtgctaaagagcgtttgaatcttcgaacctataagaagcagaaataaccaaaacgtagtccgaaacaagaagcatcgatcaggccgagggttcggaaactgtacaatacgattcttgcaggaaatttgaactgcataatcatggatgacgaaacctatgtgaaactcgattacgaatccttgccgggaccacaatattatacggtgcgagaagggcaagtgttgaaccagtccgagacatcgattgaagtcgaaaaatttggtaagaaagctatggtctggcaagcaatttgtagctgcggtaagatttcgaaacccttcatcaccactgcttcaatgaacagcgagatatacatcaaggaatgtttacaaaaacgacttctacccatgattcgaagccacaaggatcctgttgtcctcTGGAAAGACTTTGCTTCtttccactactcgaaatcaacggtagaatggtatactaccaaaaatgtcccaaaagtcatgaatccaccaaattgcccacaacacatcttaggaaacatgtctcggcagccgaaaccattcaacagttcgaaaaagattggaaaaaagtgtcaaaacttgtcgccaagaagtctgtacggaatttaatgaggaacggtcgcaagaaggtgcgccagctagtctacaatggctaagtagcaagtgttgagaataatattctgtttttgtagtctaatattatcagtatatcgaatataatttgaatatctaacacttgtgaattatttacaacgaaatcaaagtgcgtccattctttctgggacagtctttaagcaaTCTTTAGTAACATTGTTctgagggcccctcccgaaacgaaatcctggataCGGGCCTGAGGGTATTGGTGAATATTGAATATTGGAATCTTatatgacgcaaccgacaaaccgTAATTTCTTGCCTAAACCGATAACGAAaatcttaggctcgtttaaaaacTACTATTGGGTTATTTTATAAGCTAAATTGGCAAACTCTTCTGAACCACTACTTCCTTAGAGGTACAtcaatcgatttcgaaaatctttcGAACGCTACTGTACCGTCACAGATCTCGTTCAAATGTTTCGTTTCGGTGTATTGATTGTCAGTAATCTTTTTAAGTAAAACGACAAAACAAAATTCGTTATCCATtccaattcaaaatttttcgtcgATGATAATCCCAGTACTTATGAGACTAAAATATGAACAATAATAACGAATGTAATGCATGATCGGCAAAGCTGTATAACGTGTAACTCCTCTTATACAGAACTCCTATCCCTTGCTCCCCGTGGCGCCGGTTGGGGTGCGAGCAACCTTAGTAAAGATCAGATAACCAACCCCAATGGGAGCTATGGTCGTATGCGTACAGGGAAGGGGAAAACGAGCGTCTGTTTCCCCATGTTAGGGGCGGCTCAAAACAGCATCTGACCCGGAGCGGGTGGCTGAAGATGAAACGCGGTGTCTCGTCAGCTATAACAAAGGTGGCAGCCCCATCACGAGACTAGTTATCGCAGCCCTGGTAAGGTGGCAtactaaaataaaatatacGAAAAAAGGAATACAGAATGGATAAATCGGCAACCGACACGTTTAAAGGAATCTGATTGGAAACTCGGTACTTGGATCGTCAGGGTCCTTTTGGAACCTGCGCGATCTAGCCTTCTTGCTCGAGAGCTGCAAAAGGTTAAAGTAGAGGTTGCGGCTCTTCAAGAAGCTCGATAGCGTGGCACTGGCGAGCGAGAATTCCGCGCAGTGGACCCAACTGCGGGTACTTCGTTCAAGTGCCACACCTACATACTACAGTGGTGGCGAGAAATCACAAAGCGGAGTTGGTTTTGTAGTTCTTGTTAAGCAACAGCGACGGACGATGAGAATCACGAATTCTATGAGCGTCTAGACAAGACCTACGATGAGTGCCCAAAACACGACGCTACATTCATCATCGGGGATGTAAACGCCTAGGTCGGACGAGAAGAATTCGTTCGCCCAGTTATTGGTAAGGAGAGCCTCCACTCATctacaaacgacaacggcctaAGGTTGCCTCGCCGCAGCCAGAGTAATGGCGATCTGTAGCACCTATTTTGAGCGTATGGATATTCGTAAACACACCTGGAGACACCCAAATGGTGGAACATGCTCCCAAATCGACCATGTTTTGATAGACGGTCGACAGTTCTCCGATGTAATCGATATTAGGACTTTTCGAGGGCCAAACATAGATTCCGACCACTATCCAGTGGTATGCAAGATTCGAGCACGATTATCTAGCGTCACACGTTCTAAACTGGAGAAAGCCATGCGTCTGAATATTCAACGTCTTTCGAGTTCGGCTGTATCCGAAGAATACACCCGAATACTCAACGAACGAATCAGACAACGACATAACGACGATAGCTTGAACGCGGTGTGGAAGCAGTTTCACGACGCGGTCAATATAACAGCCACATATTGACTGCCAGAGAGtcacaaacgaaaaaaatctggcACGAAGCCGAATACTTACCGCCGCAACCCGTCAAAACAGGGAGTTGAGAGCAGCTGAGAAAAAATTCCACCGGCGTAAGAAACGTGAACAGA
This genomic window contains:
- the LOC131428666 gene encoding uncharacterized protein LOC131428666 — its product is MADDQQRNQLLSRRDTLLTSLGRAEVFAEEYVAARDESQVPLRLEYITSVWNNLESVQAQLEDNETDQEGKAEHAAVRANFEPRLFQIKASLLSMLTPLPNDRSPQPPRVSSTLSGIKLPTISLPEFDGDYMQWLPFHDTFLALIHSNSDVPDIQKFHYLKAAVKGEAAQLIESIGISSANYLLAWQTLESRYSNDYLLKKRHLQALFDVPKMKNESAAALHGLVDEFERHTKTLRQLGEPTEHWSTILEHLLCTRLHDDTVKAWEDHASTVSNPDYNCLIDFLQRRTRVLESISVNHRIPDTQSTSALPAQPSKRSFHSQIRLSSCASTANSAVTDSVEKCILCNQYHLLMRCPRFNRLSLSERQQLVNSNRLCRNCMKGNHIVRNCQSSFNCRKCNRRHHTFLHPEHPNGSSQGSHESEPTVPASPVFNFSQSNGSSTAESFKQSTITATESPRVEVSSAVHQPRESVFLLTVIVKVIDVFGVEHLARALLDSASQPNLITDRMARILRLQRQKVNVTVQGAGKLSKPVCESVFAQVQSRKGDFSCNVNFLVMDKVTANLPSQNISTAEWCIPKDLFLADPSFNESQPIDMVLGAKHFYSFFPSAARLQLDKNLPLLIDSVFGWIIVGSASQISPTQTPVSTANGMVISMLSLEDSLERFWKTEELTTKDNYSSEERHCESYYHSTVSRNSEGRYIVRYPRKPDFNVMLGESKSSALRRFELLERRLKRNSYLKDEYYQFMREYLSLGHMRLVEADDEYNSQTYYLPHHPVFKEASTTTKIQVVFDGSAKTSSGFSLNEALCVGPVVQDNLLTIILRFRTYPIALVGDIAKMYRQILIHPDDSALQRILWRFSDQTPVQTYELLTVTYGLGPSSYLATRTLQQLTEDEGISHALAGAAIKKCFYVDDFIGGAQTIEEAIRLRTELSDLLHKGGFTLRKWTSNQLEVLQGLPSDEIGTQSALHFSPNETIKALGISWEPEADHLRFDSKIRCSNEPPTKRTILSDIAKLFDPLGLIAPVVVRAKILMQELWLLSCGWDDPVPEPIKTKWEKYYHELANISEHRVDRYAFLPDSVVQLHTFADASISAYGACTYVRCESKGEVKIRLLASKTRVAPLKRISIPRLELCAAVLAAHLHAHIKKAIDVNVSESYFWSDSSVTLHWLRSPPNVWPTYVANRVSEIQQFTHGCQWKHVPGCENPADLASRGMSVDEFLKNDIWISGPSWLSRPLQDWPESIPPSVSHEELEIKTTVAVTQITPTVHPWFLRWSSYGRLLHVIGYCMRFVNNTRAKIRTQPPTSPEVIVGRTLTVNELAKSKTFLIRLAQNDEFVAEINQLDKNKSVSKCSHIRQMTPFLDAERVLRVGGRLNFAQLPYQAKHPALIPTNHPFTRLIVEDFHRKLLHGGGRLLLTAIREEFWPLNGRRLVRNVVRNCFRCTRLNPVPAQQQIGQLPVSRVIPSRPFSVTGVDYAGPLYLRPIHKRAAPAKAYLCVFVCFSTKAVHLELVSDLSTQAFLCSLRRFIARRGRPAHIHSDNGKNFEGAKNDLTELFTMLKDGFQQDEIAAFCTEKGITWHLTPPKAPHFGGLWEAAVKVAKKHLFRQLGSSRLSFEEMCTILTQIEAIMNSRPLLPMTEDPNDLAALTPAHFLIGSSMYALPDPDLQNAPVNRLDHYQKLQLHVQKFWTHWRKEYLQELQKDTRGWIRNNEIVPGKMVIIVDELHPPIRWPLARIEAVLPGKDKLTRVVSLRTVRGIINRPISKICLLPSASVAPEVESTSNNLQPVQRISDTSLD